The Couchioplanes caeruleus sequence TGCCGCCGGTGTTCTTGATGACGTACCTGGCCTGGTAGCCCGTACCCCAGTCGGAATCCTTGGCGAACGTCGCGGTGAGTCCACCGGCCGCCTTGGTGCTGGGCGCCGTCGCCGCCATCGCGGCGATCGCGCCTCCGCCGACGGCGAGCATCGCGGCTCCCACGTAGATGGATACGCGTAGACGTTTGCGTGACATGCAGGACTCCGATCGCGGTGGCTACGAACGGAGTCGATCGTGGGTCAATCGGTCTTAAAGCGTTCTGCCAATTTCCTTAAGAGTTACTGAAGTCAGGCATGGCGGTTAGCTGATGCAGAACTCGTTGCCCTCCGGATCGCGCATGACACACCACGTGAACGGCCCCTGCCGGCCGTCGGTCACGAAGGTCGCGCCGCGGGCGACCAGCTCGTCGCGGGCCTGCTCACGGCGCTCGTCACCGACCCAGATGTCGAGGTGGATGCGGTCCTTGACCGTCTTGGGCTCCGGCACGTGGTTGAAGAGCAGCCGGCGCGGTTTCCCGCTCGGCAGCTTCTCCGGGTGAACGATGGCCGCGCCGGTCTTCCACACCAGACGCCCCTGGAAGATCAGGGTCTCGTCCTCGGTCGCGAAGCCCTTGGCGACCATGTCCCGGATGAAGTCCTCGTCCTGCGGCTCGACCTGCCAGCCCAGCGTCTCGGCCCACCACTCGGCCTGGGTGTGCGGATCGGCGCTGTCGACGGTCACCTGGAAGTCATATGCCATGGTCGCAGCCTAGGACCGACCTCCGACAGAAATTCAGTCGTCGAGCAGACCGGGGAAATACCGGCGCAGCGCGACCACGTCGTACACCTGCCGGATCTCGGCGATCCTGCCGCCGGTGACGGTGAGGAACTCGGTCATGCGGACCGTGCCGAACGGGGCGGCGCAGTCGTAGATCAGCGACGCGTCGTCGCCGGTGCAGATCGTCGAGACGATCGCGACCGAGTCGGCGAAGGCGGCGATGCGGTGCAGGGTCTGCACCAGCTCCTCGTCGTCGACCGGGAGCTCCAGGTT is a genomic window containing:
- a CDS encoding VOC family protein, encoding MAYDFQVTVDSADPHTQAEWWAETLGWQVEPQDEDFIRDMVAKGFATEDETLIFQGRLVWKTGAAIVHPEKLPSGKPRRLLFNHVPEPKTVKDRIHLDIWVGDERREQARDELVARGATFVTDGRQGPFTWCVMRDPEGNEFCIS